A single Populus alba chromosome 7, ASM523922v2, whole genome shotgun sequence DNA region contains:
- the LOC118059556 gene encoding uncharacterized protein produces the protein MGVDYYKILQVDKTAKDDDLKKAYRKLAMKWHPDKNPNNKKEAEAQFKQISEAYDVLSDPQKRAVYDQYGEEGLKGQVPPPGAGGAGPGGASFFSSGDGPTSFRFNPRNADDIFAEFFGFSSPFGGMGGGSGGMRGTRFPGGMFGDDIFSSFGEGSGGSMHQSAPRKAPPIENKLRCSLEELYKGASRRMKISRETFDASGKLVPVEEILTIDIKPGWKKGTKITFPEKGNEQQHVIPADLVFIIDEKPHSMFSRDGNDLILSQKISLSEALTGYTVHLTTLDGRNLTIPINTVIHPNYEEVVPKEGMPIPKDPTKRGNLRIKFSIKFPTRLTSEQKAGIKSLMGP, from the exons ATGGGAGTGGATTACTACAAGATATTGCAAGTTGATAAGACCgcaaaagatgatgatttgaAGAAAGCTTATAGGAAATTAGCCATGAAATGGCATCCTGATAAGAacccaaataacaaaaaagaagctGAGGCTCAGTTCAAGCAAATCTCTGAAGCCTACGAT GTTCTTAGTGATCCACAGAAAAGAGCAGTATATGACCAATATGGTGAAGAGGGTTTAAAGGGTCAAGTACCACCACCCGGTGCTGGTGGTGCTGGTCCTGGTGGAgcttcattcttttcttctgGAGATGGGCCCACATCATTTAGGTTCAATCCTCGAAATGCTGATGACATTTTTGCtgaattttttgggttttcaagTCCATTTGGTGGGATGGGAGGTGGCAGTGGAGGCATGAGAGGGACAAGGTTCCCAGGTGGGATGTTTGGTGATGATATCTTCAGTTCTTTTGGTGAAGGAAGTGGAGGGTCAATGCATCAAAGTGCTCCTAGAAAAGCTCCTCCAATTGAGAATAAGCTGCGTTGTAGTCTTGAAGAGCTTTACAAGGGAGCTAGCAGGAGAATGAAGATATCTAGGGAGACTTTTGATGCTAGTGG cAAGCTCGTGCCAGTGGAGGAGATTCTAACCATTGACATAAAGCCAGGTTGGAAGAAAGGCACTAAGATCACCTTCCCTGAGAAAGGGAATGAACAGCAACATGTTATACCAGCAGATCTAGTCttcattattgatgaaaaaccCCACTCCATGTTCAGTCGAGATGGTAACGACTTGATCCTCTCACAGAAGATATCTTTATCTGAAGCCTTGACAGGTTACACTGTCCATCTCACAACCTTAGATGGAAGGAATTTGACTATTCCGATCAACACCGTGATTCATCCAAACTATGAGGAGGTTGTTCCAAAGGAAGGGATGCCAATCCCAAAAGACCCCACAAAGAGAGGGAATTTGAGAATCAAGTTCAGCATCAAGTTTCCAACAAGGCTAACTTCAGAGCAGAAGGCAGGAATCAAATCTCTCATGGGACCTTGA